One Panicum virgatum strain AP13 chromosome 3N, P.virgatum_v5, whole genome shotgun sequence DNA segment encodes these proteins:
- the LOC120666707 gene encoding aspartic proteinase nepenthesin-1-like produces the protein MATRCSPTSWRDKLHACLQQWGSPRTKLKSKMAPTTLVSLVLLCLSNVLITCSGGGAGIRMKLTHVDAKGSYTAEERVRRAVAASRQRLASMRASGGGGGVSAPVHWSTRQYIAEYLVGDPPQRAEALIDTGSDLIWTQSTACLRKVCARQDLPYFNASASGSFAPVPCRDRACAANYRHFCALDGGCTFVATYGAGAVIGFLGTDNFAFQSGGAALAFGCVSFTRVVPGALHGASGLIGLGRGRLSLVSQTGATRFSYCLTPYFHNNGASSHLFVGAAASLGGGGGAVTSMPFVESPKDYPYSTFYYLPLEGITVGGTKLPIPSSAFDLRQVDKGYWEGGVIIDSGSPFTSLAKAAYVPLRDELAGQLNGSLVGPPADSDLELCVARGDVDRVVPTLVLHFGGGADMALPPGNYWAPVDKTTACMVILEAYELSIIGNFQQQNMHLLFDVGEGRFSFQTADCSTL, from the coding sequence ATGGCCACCCGTTGCTCACCCACAAGCTGGAGAGATAAGCTGCATGCATGCCTACAACAATGGGGGTCTCCAAGAACAAAGCTCAAATCGAAAATGGCGCCAACGACACTGGTATCCCTCGTGCTCCTGTGCCTCAGCAATGTCCTAATaacctgcagcggcggcggcgcagggatcCGCATGAAGCTCACCCACGTCGACGCCAAGGGGAGCTACACCGCGGAGGAGCGCGTGCGGCGAGCCGTCGCCGCCAGCCGGCAGCGCCTGGCCTCcatgcgcgccagcggcggcggcggcggcgtgagcgcGCCGGTGCACTGGTCGACCCGGCAGTACATCGCCGAGTACCTGGTCGGCGACCCGCCGCAGCGCGCGGAGGCGCTCATCGACACCGGCAGCGACCTCATCTGGACGCAGTCCACGGCGTGCCTCCGCAAGGTCTGCGCGCGGCAGGACCTGCCCTACTTCAACGCGTCGGCCTCCGGCAGCTTCGCGCCCGTGCCGTGCCGGgaccgcgcctgcgccgccaacTACCGGCACTTCTGCGCCCTCGACGGCGGCTGCACGTTCGTGGCCAcctacggcgccggcgccgtcatcGGGTTCCTCGGCACCGACAACTTCGCCTTCCAGTCCGGCGGGGCGGCGCTCGCCTtcgggtgcgtgagcttcacgcgCGTCGTGCCGGGGGCGCTCCACGGCGCGTCGGGGCTCATCGgcctcggccgcggccgcctctcGCTCGTCTCCCAGACGGGCGCCACCAGGTTCTCCTACTGCCTCACGCCCTACTTCCACAACAACGGCGCGTCGAGCCACCTGTTCGTCGGCGCCGCGGCgagcctgggcggcggcggcggcgccgtgacGTCCATGCCGTTCGTGGAGAGCCCCAAGGACTACCCGTACAGCACGTTCTACTACCTCCCTCTGGAGGGGATCACCGTCGGCGGCACCAAGCTGCCCATCCCGAGCTCGGCGTTCGACCTCCGGCAGGTCGATAAGGGGTACTGGGAGGGCGGCGTCATCATCGACTCCGGCAGCCCCTTCACGTCGCTCGCCAAGGCGGCGTACGTACCGCTGCGCGACGAGCTGGCGGGCCAGCTGAACGGCAGCCTCGTGGGGCCGCCGGCGGACAGCGACCTGGAGCTGTGCGTGGCGCGGGGCGACGTCGACAGGGTGGTGCCGACGCTGGTGCTCcacttcggcggcggcgcggacatgGCCCTGCCGCCGGGGAACTACTGGGCGCCGGTGGACAAGACCACGGCGTGCATGGTGATCCTCGAAGCGTACGAGCTGAGCATCATCGGCAACTTCCAGCAGCAGAACATGCACCTCCTCTTCGACGTCGGCGAGGGCCGGTTCTCCTTCCAGACCGCCGACTGCAGCACGCTCTAA
- the LOC120666708 gene encoding BTB/POZ domain-containing protein NPY4-like, producing MKYMKLGSKPDVFQTDGNSIRFVTTELATDIVITVGDVKFYLHKFPLLSKSSCLQTLVASTNDESNDEVDISDIPGGPAAFEICAKFCYGMIVTLNAYNVLAARCAAEYLEMFETIDKGNLIYKIDVFLSASIFQTWKDSIIVLQSTKSLQQWTENLKVINHCVDSIASKASMDPSEVDWSYTYNRKKLPSESGLDSHWNGVRKQQTVPRDWWVEDLCDLEVCLYKKVILAIKAKGRTSSNVIGEALRAYACRRLFSSLDNAVNNGLDCTKHCAALETVISLLPAEKGSVSCGLLLKLLRASCLLGSGETYREDLIKRIGTQMDRASVSDLLIPAGSSDDAMYNVDMVTSILKEFMLHHKDGSEPKLQEDDDTMDVADQFIRVEKFNSISISSKLGAVTKLIDAYLSEIAKDPGLPLEKFIALAESLPPASRPVHDALYRAIDVYLKEHPGLSKSEKKRLCALMDCKKLSADASAHAVQNERLPLRVVVQVLFFEQVRQSSASATVPSAARSFLLPREDGTSCGSSRSATTTATEDEQWAGVVGAPASASGGDASSLRSVSLAASKRRDSAGGKKKAKGGAVVPTPAKRVLGKLWSSKASSGENSGSDDTSESPAGSLNQEETKSTPTRITRHSVS from the exons ATGAAGTACATGAAGCTTGGATCGAAGCCGGATGTCTTTCAGACAGATGGGAACAGCATCAG GTTTGTTACAACTGAGCTGGCAACGGATATTGTTATCACTGTTGGGGATGTCAAGTTCTATCTTCACAAG TTCCCTCTTTTGTCGAAGAGTTCCTGCTTACAAACATTGGTAGCCTCAACAAATGATGAAAGCAATGATGAAGTAGATATCTCTGATATCCCCGGTGGACCTGCGGCATTCGAAATTTGCGCCAAGTTCTGCTACGGAATGATAGTCACACTGAACGCCTACAATGTCCTCGCAGCGCGTTGTGCAGCTGAGTACCTTGAGATGTTCGAGACAATTGACAAGGGTAACCTCATCTACAAGATTGATGTGTTCTTGTCCGCAAGCATATTCCAGACATGGAAGGACTCGATCATCGTGCTGCAGTCAACAAAGTCACTTCAGCAATGGACAGAGAACCTGAAGGTGATCAACCATTGCGTCGATTCCATCGCCTCCAAGGCATCCATGGATCCATCAGAGGTTGATTGGTCATACACCTACAACAGGAAGAAGCTTCCATCAGAAAGTGGTCTCGATTCGCACTGGAATGGCGTTAGGAAGCAACAGACAGTGCCTAGAGACTGGTGGGTGGAGGACCTCTGTGACCTTGAGGTGTGCTTGTACAAGAAAGTCATCTTGGCTATCAAGGCCAAGGGGAGGACAAGCAGCAATGTGATCGGTGAAGCTCTGAGGGCTTACGCCTGCCGCCGGCTGTTCAGTTCCCTGGACAATGCCGTCAACAATGGGCTTGACTGCACAAAGCATTGTGCAGCTCTTGAAACCGTCATCTCCCTGTTGCCAGCTGAGAAAGGTTCAGTCTCTTGTGGTCTCCTTCTGAAGCTGCTGAGAGCTTCATGCCTGCTGGGGTCCGGTGAGACCTACCGCGAAGACTTGATCAAGAGAATTGGCACACAGATGGATAGAGCTTCTGTCTCTGATCTTTTGATACCTGCAGGCTCAAGCGATGATGCAATGTACAATGTTGACATGGTCACATCAATACTGAAGGAGTTCATGCTGCATCACAAAGATGGGAGTGAGCCAAAGTTGCAGGAAGATGATGACACCATGGATGTAGCTGATCAATTCATCCGTGTGGAGAAGTTCAATTCTATCTCCATCTCTTCAAAGCTGGGGGCTGTCACAAAGCTGATCGATGCATATCTATCCGAGATCGCCAAGGACCCCGGCCTTCCTCTGGAGAAGTTCATTGCACTCGCTGAATCATTGCCTCCTGCATCTCGACCAGTGCACGACGCGCTCTACCGCGCCATCGATGTTTACCTCAAG GAGCACCCAGGGCTGTCGAAGAGCGAGAAGAAGCGGCTATGCGCACTGATGGACTGCAAGAAGCTGTCCGCCGATGCGAGCGCGCACGCCGTGCAGAACGAGCGCCTCCCACTGCGCGTGGTGGTGCAGGTCCTCTTCTTCGAGCAGGTCCGGCAGTCGTCGGCCTCGGCCACTGTTCCGTCCGCCGCACGCTCGTTCCTCCTGCCCAGGGAGGACGGCACCTCGTGCGGCAGCTCACGATCCGCGACCACAACAGCGACCGAGGACGAACAGTGGGCCGGCGTTGTGGGCGCACCGGCGTCCGCGTCTGGCGGTGACGCCAGCTCTCTCCGGTCAGTGAGCCTGGCAGCCAGCAAGAGACGTGACAGCGCCGGCGGCAAGAAGAAAGCAAAGGGCGGTGCAGTTGTGCCGACGCCGGCAAAGAGGGTGCTGGGGAAGCTGTGGTCCAGCAAGGCCAGCAGCGGGGAGAACAGCGGGTCGGACGACACGTCGGAGAGCCCCGCCGGCTCCCTCAACCAGGAGGAGACCAAGTCAACGCCGACACGGATCACGAGGCACTCTGTGTCATAG